AGCGTCTGGGCCGAGGCGCCAGGGTAGTTTGCCGTGATGCGTACGTTAGGCGGCGCCAGTTCGGGATATTGCTCAACGGGAAGTGAAAAGATCGCCAGCGTGCCGGTCAGGCAGATGAGAATGGCCAGCACCCAGGCAAAAATCGGGCGATCGATAAAAAAATTCGCCATGCGAGTCAGAACCTCTTACATGCTTAGCATCGTTATTATTGGTAGCCGCAATCACTGTAGCCTCAGGGGGCACAACAAACGTGGAGAAAATAAGGAGATAATGTAAATTATCTCGCGCCACTTCCTGCAACACATCAGGCACGCGCGCCCGCACCCCGGCACGGTATACGCCCGTACCCGCCGCACCAGCGGATAGTCCGCGCCAGGTTTACGCACGCCCGGGGCTGCGATTTGTTCGCTGTGGCTGGATAAACCATAGCCTGTGCGTAAGCTTAACCGCCAGAGGCCGCACGCAATAACGGAAATTCCGGCGGCGCGCCGGGGGCGACAAATGACGTTTCGGGTCGTACTATTCACCCACACCAGGCGTTTATGGAGTCGCTATGTCGTTAAATGTCGAACTGATAAAAGATAAAATTCTGTCGGAAAACTACTTTGTTTTGCGCAATATTACCTACGATCTGACGCGAAAAGATGGCGAAGTCGTTCGCCACAAGCGTGAAGTCTACGATCGCGGCAATGGCGCTGCGGTGCTGCTATATAACCGCGAGAAGAAAAGCGTGGTGCTGATTCGTCAGTTTCGCGTTGCCACCTGGGTGAACGGTAACCCGGACGGGATGTTGATTGAGGCCTGCGCGGGTCTTCTTGACGATGACGAGCCGGAAGTCTGCATTCGCAAAGAGGCCATCGAAGAGACCGGCTATCGCGTGAACGCGGCGGAAAAAGTCTTTGAGCTTTATACCTCGCCTGGCGGCGTTACCGAGCTTATCCATCTGTTTATCGCGGAATATGACGATGCCTCACGCGCTAACGAAGGCGGCGGCGTGGAAGATGAAGAGATTGAAGTGCTGGAAATGCCCTTTAGCGAAGCCCTGGAAAAGGTAAAACAGGGCGTTATTCGCGATGCGAAAACGGTGCTGCTGCTTCAGCATCTTCAGCTACGCGGAATAATGGACTGATTTCCCTCACAATGAGAGGCGGTATTACGGATATTGCTATCCGATAAATCCGATTGAGCCGCCCGTGCAGGGCAACGAAGATAGGCGCGTTTCTTCTTACCGCTGTTTACGCCCGGGATACGCGCCGTTCATGCTTTTTCGTCTGCTGTCACTGCTTAGCTGTTCTCTGCTGCTCGCCTCGCCGCTGTATGCCGCGCCCGCGCAGAAGATCTTCAGTGACTGGCAGGTGACCTGCAATAACCAGAATTTCTGCACTGCCCGTAACGTGGGCAATCATCAGGAGCTTGTCATGACGCTGTCGCGCAGCGCCGGTGCCAAAACCGACGCGTCGCTGCGCATCGAGACAGGCAAGCCGGAGGCTGCCGTAAGCAAAGCGCCGCCGCTTGCGCCGCGCCTGCTGCTGGATGGCAAAACGCTGGTGCCGGC
The genomic region above belongs to Cronobacter malonaticus LMG 23826 and contains:
- the nudK gene encoding GDP-mannose pyrophosphatase NudK, with amino-acid sequence MSLNVELIKDKILSENYFVLRNITYDLTRKDGEVVRHKREVYDRGNGAAVLLYNREKKSVVLIRQFRVATWVNGNPDGMLIEACAGLLDDDEPEVCIRKEAIEETGYRVNAAEKVFELYTSPGGVTELIHLFIAEYDDASRANEGGGVEDEEIEVLEMPFSEALEKVKQGVIRDAKTVLLLQHLQLRGIMD